The following are encoded in a window of Brevibacillus ruminantium genomic DNA:
- the ctaD gene encoding cytochrome c oxidase subunit I: protein MSAHAHAPKRSGIADWLTTVDHKKIGILYLIAGGFFFLAGGIEALLIRLQLMYPNLSLVGAKTFNELITMHGTTMIFLAAMPVIFALMNAIVPLQIGARDVAFPFVNALGFWLFFFGGVLINTSWFLGGAPDAGWTSYATLALNQYSKGSGVDFYVLGLQIAGLGTLIGGINFLVTIINMRAPGMTFMRMPMFTWSAFVTSGLILFAFPAVTVGLVLLMFDRLFGAAFFNPDMGGNVVIWQHLFWIFGHPEVYILILPAFGIISEVVSTFSRKRLFGYSSMVFATALIGFLGFMVWAHHMFTTGMGPVANTLFGLATMLIAVPTGIKIFNWLLTMWGGQIRFPTANLFAVGFIPTFTIGGMTGVMLSIPAADYQYHDTYFVVAHFHYVIVGGMAFGLFAGLYYWWPKMFGKVLNETLGKWSFWTFFIGFHLTFFPQHFLGLMGMPRRVFTFLPGQNLEFGNFISTIGVFGMTIGTILFLLNAYVTAKSGKRAPADPWDGRTLEWSIPSPPPEYNFAQTPLVRGLDALWVEKMAGNKGMTPAEPLGSIHMPSGSILPFLMSGGLFIAGYGFMYHKYVLVGIGMVIFFSCMMIRSLKDDPGYHIDPVEMDEKGVKA, encoded by the coding sequence GTGTCTGCACATGCTCATGCACCTAAGCGGTCGGGAATTGCTGATTGGCTCACTACCGTTGACCATAAGAAAATCGGGATCTTGTATCTGATTGCCGGTGGGTTCTTCTTCTTGGCTGGCGGTATTGAAGCACTGCTGATTCGTTTGCAGTTGATGTATCCGAATCTTTCCTTAGTTGGTGCGAAGACGTTTAACGAACTGATTACCATGCACGGAACTACAATGATCTTCCTGGCAGCAATGCCGGTCATCTTTGCACTGATGAACGCGATCGTTCCGTTGCAAATTGGTGCCCGCGACGTTGCGTTCCCGTTTGTAAACGCACTCGGATTCTGGCTCTTCTTCTTTGGGGGAGTTCTGATCAACACAAGCTGGTTCCTCGGCGGTGCGCCGGATGCCGGCTGGACATCGTATGCAACGCTTGCTTTGAACCAATACAGCAAGGGATCAGGGGTTGACTTTTACGTCCTTGGTCTGCAGATCGCCGGTCTTGGTACGTTGATCGGGGGTATCAACTTCCTGGTAACCATCATCAACATGCGCGCTCCAGGTATGACCTTTATGCGTATGCCGATGTTCACCTGGTCCGCATTTGTTACTTCCGGTTTGATTCTGTTTGCTTTCCCGGCCGTCACGGTTGGTCTGGTGCTTCTGATGTTTGACCGTCTGTTCGGAGCAGCGTTCTTCAACCCGGATATGGGTGGTAACGTTGTAATCTGGCAGCACTTGTTCTGGATCTTCGGTCACCCCGAAGTTTACATTCTGATTCTGCCGGCTTTCGGTATCATTTCCGAAGTCGTAAGTACCTTCTCCCGGAAGCGTCTGTTTGGATACAGCTCCATGGTCTTTGCAACCGCACTGATCGGCTTCCTCGGCTTCATGGTGTGGGCTCACCACATGTTTACGACCGGTATGGGCCCTGTCGCCAACACACTGTTTGGTCTGGCAACGATGTTGATTGCCGTTCCGACAGGTATTAAAATCTTTAACTGGCTGTTGACCATGTGGGGCGGTCAAATCCGCTTCCCCACCGCGAACCTGTTCGCAGTAGGATTTATTCCTACCTTTACGATTGGTGGTATGACAGGGGTTATGCTGTCGATTCCGGCTGCAGACTACCAGTACCATGACACGTATTTTGTTGTTGCTCACTTCCACTACGTAATCGTCGGTGGTATGGCGTTTGGTCTCTTTGCAGGTCTGTACTACTGGTGGCCAAAAATGTTCGGTAAGGTTCTGAACGAAACGCTTGGCAAATGGAGCTTCTGGACATTCTTTATCGGCTTCCATCTGACCTTCTTCCCGCAGCACTTCCTCGGATTGATGGGAATGCCGCGCCGCGTATTTACATTCTTGCCTGGACAGAACTTGGAATTTGGTAACTTTATCAGTACGATCGGTGTATTTGGAATGACAATCGGAACGATCCTCTTCCTGTTGAACGCTTACGTGACAGCGAAGAGTGGCAAACGCGCTCCTGCAGACCCGTGGGATGGACGTACGCTCGAATGGTCGATTCCATCTCCGCCGCCTGAGTACAACTTTGCTCAAACTCCGCTTGTACGCGGTCTCGATGCCCTGTGGGTAGAGAAAATGGCCGGTAACAAAGGCATGACGCCAGCAGAACCGCTGGGTTCGATCCACATGCCATCTGGTTCCATCCTGCCGTTCCTGATGTCTGGCGGCCTGTTTATCGCAGGTTACGGCTTCATGTACCACAAATACGTGCTGGTCGGAATTGGCATGGTGATTTTCTTCTCCTGCATGATGATTCGTTCTTTGAAAGACGACCCTGGTTATCATATTGATCCGGTTGAAATGGATGAAAAGGGGGTTAAGGCGTAA